ATATTACACAAGATTCATATCACACCATTCCGACTAAATAATGGGTACTGATGTGTGTCTGATATCGTTATTTGCATATTAGCAATGGATGCATGCTCCTATTGGTCAATTaattatatttcatcaaaccaataacTAGGGTAGCGAACCCAGAAATCGTCCAGTTTACATATGAATATTGAAAACCAGgccatacacacttaattttttttaccgggatctcagcaaaatgttgaacttttaccgagattcgcacagccgtgccccagcaaacatgttttttttaccgagatttctgtcaaaattgctgaaaatcagcaaatattttgctgaaaatcagctaacaaacgccatttttgctgaaatatcagttttttattttgctggcgcacggctgtgcggatttttgccgagctgcagaaataaaaactgagtgtgtaaatCATAAATTATGATGGAAGTAATTTAACAGTTCTGTTTCTATTTTCTGATTATACTTCTTTTGCACATTACAACGTAAgcataaaaaatactaaaaattgCCTGAAAATGCGAATTTGGTAATTCCTTAATTTGAACCTAATTTCGACCTCCTCAAACCCAATTTTTGCCCATAGTTGGGATTAGTTTTCGCCCACTAATAAATATCAGCTATAAACGAACAATAACACTCAATATTCAATAAAATGAGAAACACGCTTttgttaaattatttttattgatcAAATATTTAAGTTCCTTATAAAATTCAAAAGAGGATTCAAATTTATactagtatatatatatatagtatAATGTTCCATTTTTTCTTAGAAGGCatagtttttccttcttcaaagtcttcttctcttctcgttgcttctttttaaGCCCATTTGCTATCTTTCGCTCTTCTCGCATCTTTTTCCTGTTTTCCTTCTCTTCCTCTAGACATTTCTTCTCTTGCTCTTTTCTGGAAAACTCCTCAATGAACTCATCTGATGTCAAGACATGATACCGTTTTGATTTGTACTCCCGTTGAGTTCCACGTTCTAGAATAGGAAGCGGCGCCAAACACTCCTTCAAAGTTGGCTGTTGTATTTTGGGCATATCAATGCCCTCCACATTTATTATAGGAGCAGGTAATGTTGACGAATTGTTGTCCATGATGATTTCGGTCTCGATTTCGGTATTTTCTTCTTCacgattttcaatagctttAATAGTTTCTGGTACAGTTTCCTCCAGAACgcggaaaatttcaaaaagcgCTTCTTCCTCGGCGTTATCGAGTACGATGAAATCTCCTCTAAACTTTTTGGCTCGCGTTGGTCCAATAATTGCTGCGCATTGCTCAAGTGCTTTTGCATGTTCCAAGTCTGTCGTCGTATTCAGCTCCGTACATGGCTGATCGTCCGCCTCTATTACGTCATCTTCTTCTGTCTCTGCCGATATGGTCATACATTTCGAATAATCGATGGCACTATGATTCCAAGGAAAGAGACCCGAAGCTCTGAAGCCGTTTTTAATGCTCGTCGATGTCAAAGAATGGCGCAAACAGTCTTGAAGAACAACTGCGAAATCCGGCAATGTTACTCTACGAAGCGGATTATCTTTACGGAACCTCTCTACCGCCTTTGGCCAACCATTCTTCAGTGGCTTAAAAGCCGATACATCAGCTGGTTGCATAATCCTGGTCACGTTCGGATACAGAGATACGGGTTCAACACATTTCGGATGTAATCGCGAAATACTACTGTTGTCATCCATCCGCTGTCCAACTTGGCGACCCCAGGAAGATGGGACGGACTTGGCAACATCTTGCGGGATACTCTTATAGGGGTATATTATACAAGGGGTACAGTTTCCCCTGCCGCGTTGAAAGTGAACATAACAGTTACGTTCAATTTACTGCCGTTTCGTTCCACATCATACACGTTTCGGCTTCCTCGTAGTGCTAATACGGCCTTGGATTTTGGATTCAGTTGAAAACTGGTTTCATCTCCGTTGAATACTCTTCGCGGATCGTCCAGTATATGCATCAAATCTTTTTCAGTTAAATAAGCTTCCACTTCGTGGAACCAGTTTCTGATATTATCCGGTGAAACCTTCGCACTAGCGCTTGTAATAAACTCAGGCGTTCGGAGTACCACATTAGGTCGCCTCTGCATGAATAGTTTCAGCCATTTTTTCCCTACATCAAACGATTGCATACATTGAATACATAGATGTACAATGGAATAGTTAGCAATACAAACCTGGACGGTTATTGATGAAAGGATTCTCTCGTAGATTCCGATCGAGGAAGGATTTGATATTATCCTGCAGATTACTCTTTGTGACCGGAAAGCCTCTACGTTGACTGTCAAATATCAATGACTCTAATTCGCCTTCTTCCTCTATCGTCAGTACCGACATTGGACCGGAGCGATAAACTTGACGTTCCTTTTTCTGTAGACGAGAACGAATCGTTGACCTGGGAACTCCGAAATGCTTGGCTGCTTCATTGATACCCTTTTTCTTTGCTGCGAACTTTCCATACAGCGGCAGAAATTTTATCTTGGGAGTACGATGTACGTTATTCTTACGCTGTTCCTGTATACAATAAGTGAAATGTACTAAACACTTACGAAACCTGTTGAAATTTAAAGGCTTCttaccatttttatttttaaattcacgTTTTCTagaagttttaaaatttcacCAACAAAACGAAAACTGGAGTCGCACGAAAATTCCGAACTATATATGACAGTTCGCCCAGGACGAAATCTGGGTCGACTGCTTTGATCAGGAACCAATTTTCGCCTACTagatttatttagtttttccaTGTTAGATCATGGAATTTAATGAAATTCATCAAAGAAAACGATAAATTAGCATAACATTTAGttacaaaattaaactaaaaataacAATCCATGAGTAACTCTATATATGAGCGTTCGTTGCTTTTCTCTTTTTCATGAGTGATACACTAAAAGTACCTTCATACCTACTACATGATTTTCAAATGTTGCTTTTTACAGATTCATTTTAGTAAGTAGTTCAATTCGATATACTATATAAAGGGGATAATtaattatataaaaataaattagtttTACCAGGTCTAAACAATTGGAGTTTGCGGAAAATCAATGTGATCCAATAGGTGGGCGATTTCTGGGTTCGCTACCCTATATTCAATTACAAACATGAGTGAAATTAGGACCACTTTTGCACGAAATTAGGAACCATCCTATTTTCAAGCGCGAAATAAGTATCATACAGTGTGTAGGCACCGGAcaactaaatactcatcctacttggttggcatgtgtacaaaaatacatatgagagagttagttctgaaaatgtattgcgagagttcggttGGTGgcccggtgctgggaatttgggttcatcagtacccgccaagctgcggaggacgacggaggtccttcgtagcgaatgctattttcaaaaaaagtgTATGACCTCCAACATATTACCAAAAGTAATCTGAATTTAGAAAGTTTCAGGGACTGTGTCTTCAGGTACGGTTTTCGACCCTTGTAACAGGTTGTAAATATATCTAAACAAACTATTTCTCTTCCCTCACCCGCGTCCTAATTTGCAACCCGCTGGCTTGATCCGACCCTGCCTCGATTTCGGGTGCAAACCCATTGGAAATTCCACCCTTAATTGCTTAAATACGTGCCTCGCCCCATGTCGGTCTTGTTTTCACGTAGTGAAGTGCTCGGCGAAGGTAATTGACAATTGAGTTGCCGACAACTGGGTCAACGAGAAAATCGTTTGATCGAGATCATCGGCGAAAGTGACCGCAAATATCCCCAACATGCATAGACCCCTCCCCCTAAGTACACGCAGCGAGGCCACGAAGATCGAGTTGAGCAGCAGCAGAAGAAGATGAGCAGACAACAACCTCGACATCAAAACAATAAGAGCGAACCGCGCAGCATCAGCCACGAGTGAAACTTATAAAcaacaaaaaagcaaaacgGAACAAGCTGTTGAAGGATATCATCAAACAAATGCGAAAACGTAACACATGTTAGCAGAAAGAAAATAATAGGACGAAACAAAATTACTAGATAAATCAGTAAGTCAGTCAACAGAACAAAAGAGAAACAGCATGTTAGCAATTAATGAGTAACTAATTGTACATCCCCCAAACCACCAAAACTGAAAATGAAGAGCAACACGATGGCATAGTTCACATCGTGGAACATACATTGTAGCGTTAGGTCCAAAACCATCCTTCTTATcagaatcagaaaaaaaaaa
The nucleotide sequence above comes from Armigeres subalbatus isolate Guangzhou_Male chromosome 3, GZ_Asu_2, whole genome shotgun sequence. Encoded proteins:
- the LOC134225088 gene encoding uncharacterized protein LOC134225088; this encodes MDDNSSISRLHPKCVEPVSLYPNVTRIMQPADVSAFKPLKNGWPKAVERFRKDNPLRRVTLPDFAVVLQDCLRHSLTSTSIKNGFRASGLFPWNHSAIDYSKCMTISAETEEDDVIEADDQPCTELNTTTDLEHAKALEQCAAIIGPTRAKKFRGDFIVLDNAEEEALFEIFRVLEETVPETIKAIENREEENTEIETEIIMDNNSSTLPAPIINVEGIDMPKIQQPTLKECLAPLPILERGTQREYKSKRYHVLTSDEFIEEFSRKEQEKKCLEEEKENRKKMREERKIANGLKKKQREEKKTLKKEKLCLLRKNGTLYYIYIY